In the Cellulomonas sp. C5510 genome, GATCACGCGGCTCGGCCTGGCGCTCGGGGCGAAGGCGGAGACGTTCCCGGGGCTCGCGGGCATGGGGGACCTCATGGCGACGTGCGCGTCGCCGGACTCGCGCAACCACCGCCTCGGGCTGCACATCGGCCAGGGGATGACGCTCGACGAGGCCGTGGCGGCGACCGGCGGCACCGCCGAGGGCGTGAAGTCCTCCCGGTCGGTGCTGGACCTCGCGGAGCGCGCGGGCGTCGAGATGCCGATCACCGCGGCCGTCGTGCAGGTGCTGCACGAGGGCCTGCCGGTGGACGCCCTGGCGCCGCTGCTGCTGGGGCGCCCGCGCAAGGCGGAGGGCCTCTAGGCCGGGGGAGGCCCGACGAGGCCCCGGTCGCCCTCGAGCCACGGCACACCCGGTGGGTGCGACCGGTCCGGCGACGGGTCGACCTGCGCGCCCCGCACGAGTGTGAGCAGCGCGCCGTCGGTGAGCCCCTCGGCACGGGCCCTGCGGACCAGCGCGCGCACGTCGTCCAGCAGCGTCGGTGTGCCGTGCGCGCCGTCCCGGCCGTCCGCGGCGTCCCGCCGGTGCGCGGGGGCTGCGCCGGCCTCCGGCCCCGCGACGACGGTCCCGACCCGGCGCCGTGACGTCACCACGCCGGCCGCCTCGAGCTCCCGGTAGGCGCGCTGCACGGTGCCGACCGCGATGCCGAGGTCGCGCGCGAGGTCGCGGGAGGCGGGCAGGCGTTCGCCCGGTGCCAGGGTGCCGAGCGCGACGAGGCCCGCGACCTGGGCCCGGATCTGCTCGTAGACGGGCGTCGCGGCGGAGACGTCGACCCGCAGCTCCGTCACGCGGCCACGCCCCGGACCCTGTCGCCGGCTGCCGCGGCCGGGGTGAACCTGCGGGCGGGCACGGCGGAGCCTGCGAGGCCGAGCGAGACGACCAGGAAGGCGACGCCCGCCGCGGCTGCGGCCGCGCTGCCCGCGGGGTGCTCGGCGTTCGCGAGGGCGGCGGCGGCGACGAGCAGCATGAGGCCGAGGGCGGAGCCGGTCCACGCCTGGACGCCCGCCAGCACCCGCGCGGCGGACGTGCGGCGGATGACGTCGTCGTGCGCGGCGGGCAGCACGGGCAGCGGGGGGCGCCGGGTGATGACGCGCAGCGCGACCAGTGCCGCACCGAGCGCCAGGAGCAGCGCGACCGCGACCGGCACGCCGAAGGGCCAGCCCGGGTACGGCCCGGATGCGCCGGTCCCGACCACCCGGCCCGCGGCGTCGAGCACCGGCGGGTGCGCCACCGAGCGGCCGTCGGGGGCGGCCGTGACGCCCAGGACCACGACCGCGACCAGCCCTGCCGCGACGGTCCCCAGCAGGGCGACGAGGCGTCGGCCCCCGAGGTCGCGGACCGTCCGGCGCGCGAGCGGCGCGGAGCGGACGGCGCCCCGGGGGCGGGGCCAGGACGTCTCCCCGAGCGCCCGGACGGCTGCGAACACCACCGCTGCCAGGAACGGCGCGGTGTACGCGAGGACGCCCGGCGCGGCGGGCAGGGGCTCGTACGTCGACGTCCAGACGACGTCGGAGGAGCCGACGACCGCGAGCGCCACCAGCACGCTGGTCGCGGTGGCGCCGAGGGACACCAGCGTCTCGTGGCGCCGGGCGGCGCGCGTGACGGCCGGGGCGTCCGCGGTCGTGCCGCCCCGCGCCGCCGCGAGCAGCAGCGCGAGGAGCACGCCCACGCACCCGGCGAGCGCCAGCAGGAGCAGGAGGACGAGACCGGCCATGAGGTGCTCCAATGAGTCGATGAGTTGACTCATTGAACACCGCCCGGGTGTGCGGCGGCAAGCCCGGGGCCGTCCCGACGCCGACGCCCGCAGGAGGGGGCCTCCGGGCGGAGCAACCCCGCGCGGGGGCCGGTCCCGGAACGGGCGTCAGGCGCGCTCGGTGCCGACGACGGGCTCCTGCGGCCGCACGACCGCCGCCACGAGCGCCTCGATCGCGAACTCGCTCGTGCGCGCCAGCTCCACGTCGTCGCGCGCGAGCAGCCACTGCACCTGGAGCCCGTCCATGACCGCGAGGATGGCGGCGGCGGCGCGGCCGACCGTGTCCGGCTCGGTGACGCCGCGCTCGGCGCAGACCTCCCGGAACGCGTCGGCGATCTCGGCGCGCAGCGTGCGGTAGCGCTCCTCGAAGTACGCGCGCGCGGGGTGGTCGTCGGTCACGGACTCGGCGGACAGCACCGCGTAGGCCTGGACGATGCCGGGCCGCTCCTCGTTGGCGAACGCGGTGCGCACGAGGTGGCGGAACAGCTCGATGCCCCCGGGGATGTGCTGCTCCGCGAGCCCCTCGACGTCGGACTGGTCGCGGAAGCGCAGGACCTCGACGAGCAGCTGGTCCTTGGACCCGAAGTGGTGGAGGATCCCGGCGTGCGTCATGCCGACCTGCTCGGCGATCTCGGTGAGCGGGCCGTTGTTGTAGCCCTTGCTGCCGAACGTCGTCGTGGCGGCGGTCAGGATGCGCCGCCGGCGCTCCAGCGTCTCCGGGCGCGGCCGGGCGGGCCGCTTGGCCGAGCTCATGGCTGTCTCACTTCCTCTGCCGACGCGCCTGCGGGCGTGGTCGCGCGCCGATCGTAGCGGCCGGCGCTGCTGCCGACCGGGACCCGCCAGCCGTGACCAACTCGTGATCTCGTGGCCTGGCAAAGACTTACTGACAGTGTAGTAACGTTCCGCGCAGCACGACCGCGAGGACGCGGCGTGACCTCAGACGCCGGCTGCGTCCCGGCGCCGTTTCGAAGGAGAAACCATGAGGGTGAAGTACCCGGCGGTCGCGCTCGGCGTGGCCGCCGCCCTGGCACTGACGGCCTGCTCCGGCGGGTCGGACGGCGCGGGCGACGAGGGCAGCAGCACCGGTGCCGCCGGCGCCCCGCTGACCATCGCCAAGCCGGACGGTGCCATCGCCACCGAGTCGAACAACCCGTGGGTCGGCGACGCCTCGGGCATGAAGCTCGGCTACATCAACGCCATCCTGGAGCCCCTCGGCTTCGTCAACCTGATCGACCCGAGCGACGACGTCACGCCGTGGCTCGCGCAGGAGATCACCTGGAACGACGACTACACCGAGGTCACCCTCGTGGCCCGCGACGGCGTGACGTGGAACGACGGCGAGGCCTTCTCCGCCGACGACATCGCGTACACGTTCACGCTGCTCAAGGACAAGCCGGAGCTGGACAACGCCGCGCTCGGCATCGAGGAGGTCGCGCTCGACGGCGACACCGTCACGATCTCCTTCGCCGCGTCGATGTTCGCCAAGCAGGACAAGGTCCTGCACAAGCTCATCGTCCCGCAGCACATCTGGGAGAACGTCTCCGACCCGGCCACGGACCCGAACCTCGAGCCCGTCGGCACCGGCCCCTACGTGCTGTCGCAGTTCTCCTCGCAGAGCGTCGAGCTCACCGCGCGGGACGACTACTGGGGCGGTGAGCTGGCCGCGCCGACGCTGTACTACGTGTCGTACAACGACAACACGGCGCTCACCACGGCGCTGGCCAACGGCGAGGCCGACTGGGCGCAGGCGTTCATCCCGAACGTGCAGTCCGCGTACCTGGACAAGGACGACGCGAACGTCTACTGGGCGGCCGCCGGCCTCGGCATCGACGCGATGTTCGTCAACACCGGGACGAAGCCGTTCAGCGACGTCGCGTTCCGCCAGGCGATGAACCTCGTCGTCGACCGCAGCAAGCACCAGGCGATCGCCCGGGAGGGCGGCGTGCCGGAGCTCACCTCGGTGACCGGCCTGCCCACGCCCGCGGGCGACCCGTTCATCGGCGACGACTTCACCGGGGAGAGCTACGGCGTCGACGTCGAGGGTGCCAAGGAGATCCTCACGGACGCCGGCTACACCTGGGACGGCGACGCGCTGGTCGACCCCGACGGCGAGCCCGTCACCTTCGAGCTCAGCGTCCCGCAGGGCTGGAGCGACTACGTCACCGGCATCTCGCTGATCGCCGACTCGGCCAAGGAGCTGGGCGTCGAGGCCACCGTCGACACCCCGGACGCCGACACCTGGTGGGCCATGAAGAGCGAGGGCGACTTCCAGGCGATCCTGCACTGGACCGACACCGGCGCCACGCCGTACGACCTGTACAGCGACATCATGGACGGCCGGTGGCTGAAGCCGCTCGGCGAGGCCGCGGACTACAACTTCGGGCGGTTCGACAGCCCGGAGGCCACGGCGGCGCTCGACACCTACGCCACCGCGACGGACGACGCCGCGCGCGCCGAGGCCCTGGCGGAGATCCAGCAGATCTTCGTCGAGCAGGTGCCCGCCCTCCCGATCGGCACCCGCCCGTTCATCGGCGAGTACAACACGCGCAGCTACGTCGGCTGGCCGGGCGAGGACGACCCGTACGCCAACCCCGACCCGACGCAGCCCACCGCCGCGCTGATCCTCACCAGCCTGGAGCCGGCGAGCTGACGCGCCGCTGCGGCCGGCCGGCGACGGGACCTCGTCCCCGCCGCCGGCCGGCCGCAGCCGTGCCGGACGGACGGGCGGGCCACGGGCCCGCGGGAAGACGGGAAGGTGCAGTGACGACGACCAACGACGTGCTGACGGTGTCGGACTTCAGCGTCGTGTACGACGTGGACCCGCCGGTGGAGGCGGTCCGGGAGGTGTCGCTCAGCGTCCACCGGGGTGAGATCCTCGGCCTCGCGGGCGAGTCCGGGTGCGGCAAGACCACGCTGGCGTACGGCGTGCAGCGTCTGCTCAAGGCGCCCGCCGTGATCGCGGGTGGCTCGGCGACGTTCCACGACGCCTCCGGGGCGGACATCGACCTCGGGGCGCTCAGCGACGCCGAGATGCGGGCGTTCCGGTGGGACAAGGCCTCGATGGTGTTCCAGGGCGCGATGAACGCGCTGAACCCGGTCGTGGCGATCGGCAAGCAGCTCGACGACGTGTTCCGCACCCACCGGCCCGGGATGCCGAAGGCGGAGCGCCGGCGCGAGTGCGGCGACCTGCTCGACATGGTGGGCGTCGGCCGCGAGCGGCTCCGGTCCTTCCCGCACGAGCTCTCCGGCGGCATGCGCCAGCGCGTCATGATCGCGATGGCGCTCGCCCTGCGGCCG is a window encoding:
- a CDS encoding GntR family transcriptional regulator is translated as MTELRVDVSAATPVYEQIRAQVAGLVALGTLAPGERLPASRDLARDLGIAVGTVQRAYRELEAAGVVTSRRRVGTVVAGPEAGAAPAHRRDAADGRDGAHGTPTLLDDVRALVRRARAEGLTDGALLTLVRGAQVDPSPDRSHPPGVPWLEGDRGLVGPPPA
- a CDS encoding TetR/AcrR family transcriptional regulator: MSSAKRPARPRPETLERRRRILTAATTTFGSKGYNNGPLTEIAEQVGMTHAGILHHFGSKDQLLVEVLRFRDQSDVEGLAEQHIPGGIELFRHLVRTAFANEERPGIVQAYAVLSAESVTDDHPARAYFEERYRTLRAEIADAFREVCAERGVTEPDTVGRAAAAILAVMDGLQVQWLLARDDVELARTSEFAIEALVAAVVRPQEPVVGTERA
- a CDS encoding ABC transporter substrate-binding protein, whose amino-acid sequence is MRVKYPAVALGVAAALALTACSGGSDGAGDEGSSTGAAGAPLTIAKPDGAIATESNNPWVGDASGMKLGYINAILEPLGFVNLIDPSDDVTPWLAQEITWNDDYTEVTLVARDGVTWNDGEAFSADDIAYTFTLLKDKPELDNAALGIEEVALDGDTVTISFAASMFAKQDKVLHKLIVPQHIWENVSDPATDPNLEPVGTGPYVLSQFSSQSVELTARDDYWGGELAAPTLYYVSYNDNTALTTALANGEADWAQAFIPNVQSAYLDKDDANVYWAAAGLGIDAMFVNTGTKPFSDVAFRQAMNLVVDRSKHQAIAREGGVPELTSVTGLPTPAGDPFIGDDFTGESYGVDVEGAKEILTDAGYTWDGDALVDPDGEPVTFELSVPQGWSDYVTGISLIADSAKELGVEATVDTPDADTWWAMKSEGDFQAILHWTDTGATPYDLYSDIMDGRWLKPLGEAADYNFGRFDSPEATAALDTYATATDDAARAEALAEIQQIFVEQVPALPIGTRPFIGEYNTRSYVGWPGEDDPYANPDPTQPTAALILTSLEPAS
- a CDS encoding ABC transporter ATP-binding protein, with amino-acid sequence MTTTNDVLTVSDFSVVYDVDPPVEAVREVSLSVHRGEILGLAGESGCGKTTLAYGVQRLLKAPAVIAGGSATFHDASGADIDLGALSDAEMRAFRWDKASMVFQGAMNALNPVVAIGKQLDDVFRTHRPGMPKAERRRECGDLLDMVGVGRERLRSFPHELSGGMRQRVMIAMALALRPQLMIMDEPTTALDVLVQREILQQISDLRRELGFSVVFITHDLPLLLEISDRIAVMREGRIVELDTAENIYRHAQHPYTQRLLGSFPSLTGERGDFVRTGSAEEAAR